The following is a genomic window from Dermatophilaceae bacterium Soc4.6.
CCGGGCGTGCCTGCCCTGCAGGTAGTCGCCCCAGACGGGATGGTCGGCCAGGGCTGCGGGGATAGCAGGAAGCCAGGGCAGGGGTCCGGTCCCGGCGTTCCGCATCGCGTCGTCGTCGAGGCGCCAGTCGAGGACAGCTGCGCGGTCCTCGGCCGTGTCGAGCTCGCGCCCGTGCACGGCGGTGGCCAGGACGGTGCTGGGGTCGGCTCCATGGGCGGCGATCAGGACGAGGTGGGCGTGCAGGGTGGGCCAGGCGGGTTCGTCGGTCAGCCCGGGCAACAGGGTGTCGGCGGTGCGGGTGAGGTGGGTGTCGGCGGCGGGACCAAGGAGTTGTTCGGCGGCGACATGCAGGGCGTCGGTGTAGCGGGCGGTGGCGTGCCCGAGCGCGGTGGCGGCGTCGGCCAGGTGCCGTGCGGTGGTGGTGGCGGACTGGGGGGAGTCATCGCGGGCGAGGATGCGGTGCAGCAGGTCGGTGGCGGTCGCGGGGGACAGGGTGTCGGGGTGGATCGCCGTGTGGGGGTCGCCGTCGCCGACGACCTGCAGGTAGACGTGATTCGTCAAGCGGCCGCGGGTGAGCATCGTGTACAGCTGCTGGCGTGACTCGGTCCCGGTCGCGAGGCCGTGGACGGTGTCGACCGAGACCCCCTGCGCGCCATGGACCGTGGTCGCGTACCCGAGCTCGACAAAGGCGAGGACGTACTCGGCCGGCAGGTGGATGATGCGGCCGTGTCGGGCGTGCTGCACCAATAGGCCGACCCCTCTGGCATGCGAGTCCGTGCCTGGGTCGCTGTCGCCTCGTCCGGGGTCATGGTCGGCGTCTTGCGCGCCCTCATGGATCTCGAGGACGGTCCACCGGTCGCCGTTCTTGACCCAGTCGGAGCCGCTGACCCGCAGTCGTCGGTCGTTGGTGCGGGTGATGATCAGGTCACCCGCTGAGGCGTGATTCCCGTCGGCGAGGAGCACACTCCGCCCGCATGCTGCGAAAGGTGCTGGTGCTTCTTGGTGATTGGGTTCCTGGGGTCCTGGGGGGTGTTCGGTCTGTAGGCGGTGGGTGCGGGCGCGGTGGTTGAGCTGGGCGACGAGGTCGCGGGTGGGGGCCAGCATGATCGCGTCGAGGGCCTGGTCGCGGTCGGTCTGCCAGGCGGTGAACACGTCGTGGGTGAGGGTGGCGAGGTCGCCGACGTGGACCCGGCCGTGGTCGAGGTAGAACCCGAGCGCCTCCGGCAGCCCGTCGCGCAGAGCCAGGGTCGCGGCGCCTTCGGCGGGGTCGGCGAACCGCAGAAGCTCACTCAGGCGCAGCGCCCCGTACGTGGTGTCGAGGTCGCGCAGGACCCCGCCGGCGCCGATCGCGGCGAGCTGCTGGTCATCACCGATGAGCCGGACGCTGGCCCCACGCGCGAGGGCGAACTCGATGGCGGTGTCCAGGGAGATTGTGTCGGCCATCCCGGCCTCGTCGATCACGACGAGGGTGTGGGGTCCGATGTCGTGGGCCCAGGGGGGGAGGTCGCCCAGGTGGGGGTGCTCGATGGTCCACGTGAGCTTGGCGAGGGTGTCCGTGCGTAGCGACGAGCCCGCCGAGCCCGCTGAGCCAAGGTGGTCGTGACTGTGGTCGTAGTCGTAGTCGTGGTCGTGGTCGGTGGGGTGGATTTGCTCGCGGAGGGCGGCTGCGGCGGCGGCCGAGGGGGCGAGGCCGACGAGGGTGCCGCCGCCGTTCTCCCAGGCGGAGGCGAGGGCGCGCATGGCGGTGGTCTTGCCCGTTCCGGCGGGCGCGATCGCGAGCTGGAGCCGGTGTCCGGAGGTCGCCATGGACCGGACCAGAGCGGCCTGTCCGGCGTTGAGGGGGACCCCGTTCGCGGTCATCTCCAGCAGGGCGAGGTCGACCGCCTCGTCCGGGACGGCGTGCCCGTCGAGGCGGGTACCGGCGGCGACGATCCGCTGTTCCGCGGCCAGCACCCGCGCGGAGGTGTAGAGGTCGGCGCCGTGGACGGTGTAGACGCTGGACCCGTCCTGGCGGCGCAGCAGTGGGGGTTCGGTGATGCCGTCACCGTCCGGAGACAGCCGTACGGACCGGTGCTCGAGGACCTCAGCGACGAGCTGGTCGACGACGTGTTCAGGGGCCCCGGGACCGCCCGCTGTCGGGGTCGGCAGGTGCGTCTGTGGGTGTGATCGGAGCTGCCGGAGGGCTTCGGCGCGGACGTGCCAGACCTGCCAGGTGCTGCGTCGTGCCTCGAGCGTGGCCAGGATCGTCGCGGCCGTCTCCTGCATCCAGGTGGCGTGCGTACTGGTGACCAGTGACCCAGGGCCTTGCCCCTGTGCGGCGCTATTCGTGACCATTGTGTGGAGGGCGGTGCGGACCATGGCGGTGACGGCGTGGTCTGCGCCGAGGACGTCGGCGGCTTGGGTGCGCCAGGCGTGGCGTTGCTCGGCCAGGGTTCGGGGGGCCTTCTTGGCGTCGCGGGTCTCGAGGGTTGCTTGCTGGGCCAGCTGGATCGACTCGACCGGTGTGGGGGGCCGACCGTGGGTCGCCTGGAACGCCTTGGTCAGCTGGCTGCGGCGGGTCTCGATACTCGCCCGGCGTTGCGACCAGCGCTCGTTCAGGCGCGGGTCAACCCCGACGATCTCCCGGACAGCACGCTTCCCCGTCAACGAGTCACCGGCTGTGCCAGCGGTGACGGGGGCCGATCCCGGTCCCGATACTCGCTCCTCGAAACGCAGCCCGAGGTCGGCGGTGAGGTGCCGTTCGAGGGCGGTGTTGTAGGTCTCGGACGCGGCGACGTTGGCCTTGAACAGGACCCGGCCGTCGATGCTCAACCACTTCCCGTCGAGGGTTTGGACCTTGTTGGCGACGGCGACGTGGGTGTGCAGGTCGGGGTCGCCGGCGCGGGAGTCGCGGTGGGTGAACGCGGTCGCGACGAGCCCGTGGACGTTCACCTGCCGCACCCCGTGGGTGCCGGTCCGGGTGAACAGGGCGTGCTGCTCGAGGAAGGTCAGCGCGTCACGGACGGCGGCCTGGTGGGCGCGTTCGATCCGGGCGGCGGTGGCCGGGTCCGCGACCGCCCACAAGGTGCTGACGGACTTGACGGGGGAGAAGGTCAGGTCGTACCCGGCCACCGCCGTGGTCCGCGGACGGGAGTGCTTCGCGATCGTCGCGGCGATCTCGCGGGCATCCTCGGGGTCGCGGCCGTGCTCGGCGCGGAAGAACTCGACCGCGACCTGGGTCCGGATCCGGGCCCGGACCTCGGCCGGAACCGACCCCTGGTCAACCGGATTCCCCTCACCGCCTTGGGTGGTGAGGGTGGCGATGCGTTGGGCGACCTCGAGTCGGAACGTGGTGACGTCGGGGGAGTAGACCTTGAACGGTAGCCCGAGCCGGGTCACTGCCTGGTAGTTGTGGTCGCTCAGGTCGGGCCCCTGCAGCAGGTCCCGGCGCTGGGTCGCGAGGGGGTGGTGACCGGAGCCGAATAGGGCCTGCATCTGATCGGCGGTGACCGGGTCCCCGGCGCTCAGACCGTCGATGCCGGTCATGCCGGAGCCGACCCACTGCCCGGGGGTCTCGCCCGTGGCGGTGTAGTAGCTGGCCAGGCCGGTGTGGCCCTTGTCGGTCGCGTCCTGGGCCGCGACCTGCCGGGTCAGGTAGTCGTACCCGCTCCCCGCGGTCAGCTTGTGCATGGACATCGTCACACCCCCAAATGCCTCCGACCTGCCGTCGGGAGGACACGGGTTCGGCAGCGATTGGCGGCGGTCTCACCGGGAGTGCATGAGGTGTGTGGGCCATGGGTTTCGGCATTTCAGGGGGGTACGACGCGATCGGACGGGCGTCGGCGTCGGGGTAGGGGTCGGCGTCGAGCTCAGGGGGCGGTGGCTGGGCAGGGTCAAGGTGTCCACTGGGGCGGGTGCTGGTGGCATCTGTGGGTGTGAGGGATCCGACGAGTGACGAACAGCGACAGGAGCGGTGACGTCGATGGGTGAGCTGCAGGCGGGTTCGGGAGACAAGCCGGCGGATACGCAGGGCGTCCGGCAGTCGGCGCGTCGGGTGGCGCTGGACGCGCAGGACAAGGTGAAGAAGCGCCGCCTCGAGCGGGACAAACGGTTGAGCGCGTGGGGGATCGAGGTGGCCGTCGCGTTGGGTGAGCGAGACGCGGCCGTCGCCCGGTGTGAGCGCAGGGCCGGCGCCGCCTTACGGGCCATGACCGACGACGAGGGTCTCGAGCTCGCGCAAGCCATCCTGTGGTGCGGCGAGGGCCTCACCCGGCGGGACGCGAGCCGGCTGCGGGCCGCCCACACGGACACCGCAAGCGGGGCCGCCGCGGCACGTGAGGCCCGGTCGCCTTCGGTCGACACCGGAAGTCCCGACTGAGCAGGGGACGGCAGCGCGACGCGATCGTGGCTGCCGGGTCCCTGTCGGTGGACTCGGCCGGGTCCCCGCGAGCAGGTGGCCCCCGGGGACTCCAAGGCGAATGTCGGGCCGTCGAGGATCGGGTCGGTGTCGTCGGTGGGGTTGACACTGGTGGCCATCGGCGATGGCGGTGCCATCGAAGCAGTCGAAGCAGTCGAAGCAGTCGAAGCCCAGTCGACTGTGCCGGTTCCGCAGGTACCCGTGGTGAGGGAGGCAGAGATGGCGACGGTGAGCAGGATGACGACAGTGGTGAGGAAGACGGCCGCGTACGGCCCAGCCGTCGTGGGCAGCACCATGCTCGTGCTCGTGTTCGGTGGGGTGCTGCCCGCAGCCCTGGCAGGTGGGGTCCTGGTCGGTGGCTTGGGCGTGGCGGCAGTGCTGCTGGCGGGCGGTGGGGAGTCCATCGCGGTCCGTCTGCTCTGGCGGGCCAGGACTCCCACCGCGGTGGAGCTGGCGACGCTCGCGCCGGCACTGGCGATGCTGCCTGGGCGGGGTGGTCGTGCCGGACCGTGGCGCCTACTCGTCAGCGCCGGAGGTACACCGGCGGTCCACGGGGTGGGTCGAGGAACGCTGGTGGTGTCCGCGGGGCTACCAGCGGCCCTGCGGGAACGACGACTTCGCCGTGATGACGGGGTCGCCCTGCTCGGGCGGGGTGCACGGGTCGTCCTCAGTGGCGCGGTGCGCAGCGACCCGGCGATTGCCCTCTGGACCTTGCCGGCTCAGCTCATCTGCGGGGCGGGCACCGGGATCGGCAGAGTCGTCGCGCGGATGCCGCTGGTGAGGACGATCTGGGCGGGTCGTGCCGTCGTCGCGACAATCGCCGCGGTCCAAGCGGCCGCGTCAGCCCAATGGATCGTGGCGGGCGTCCTCGCCGGGGTCACCGCCGTGTCCTACCTCGGCCCGACGTGGGCCCGCGCCTGGGCCCGCGAGGTCCGCAATATCGGGGACGCACCACCACCCCAGGCCGGCTTCAGTGCAGGGCAGCTCGCGCCTTTCAACGACGATCGACGTCCGCCTGGCGCGACGGCAACGGTGGCAGGCTCACGTGGCCCGCTGCGCCCCGACCCGGGTGTCGAGGGAGGTCGAACGCGCGGCTGAGTACGTTACGCGAGCAGCGACCCGGTTCTCTCACTTGCCGATCCACGCACGGACGGTCATGCGGGTGACTCCCGCGAGGCGGGCCACTTCTGCCTCGGGGACGCCCGCGGTGACGGCGTCGACGACGGCCTGACGCAGCTGCTGACGGGCGCGGTCACGGGTGGCGTCCGCGCGTTCGCTGGCCCGGCGTGCCTTCGCCAACGCGGTCAGCTGGGCCGCCGGGGCGTCGCGCACTCGAGACTCCTGACAGTCGTGGTGTCTATGACTGTACAGAGGGGCGGGGGGGTGGCACCTGGGGCCCGGGACCGAGGGGGGACGAGTGGGTCGTCTGAGTGGGTCTGCTGGGTGGGTCGGCACCTCCTGGAGCCTGTCCCGCCGACCACGTAGGTGGGTGGCGTCAGGTCAGGCGCTGGTGGGGGAGCCGCCCGGCGGCGCGCTCGAGGTCGACGATCCTCCCCAGGGGGTAGGTCGGCCGGCCGTAGGCCGCTCCAGGGCAACCTGGTCGTGGCCCTGGCGGCGTCGATCAGGATCTCCGCGGGTCCGACGGTGTCGTCGAGCTCGTCTACGCTCAGGTCGGTCTCGTGGAGGTCGACACGGATCTCGGCCGGGACGCCGGGGAAGAGCTCGGCTGCGGTGGCCAGCAGGGTCGCCTGCAGGGCCCGCCCGTAGTCGCCGGGTCGATGTCGTAGCGCAGGTCGTCGGTTCGTGCCTCCAGGTCCAGGAGCCGGTCGTACTCCCGCTCGTGCCGAGGAGAGCGGGGGACGACCATGACGTCGCCGGGGCGCGCGTACTCGGAGGCCGGCTCCTCGTACGGTGGGGCGTCCACGTCCAGCGGTCGCTAGTGCCGGTCGTCCTACAGCTGGTAGCGCCAGACCTGCTGATGCTGTTGCTCGCGCAGCAGCCGCTGCGACTCGTCGTACACGGCGTCGTAGCCGAGGTCGGCGAGGATCTCGGCCGGGCGCAGCACGACCAGGAGAGGCTCCGTCCGGTGACGCAGCAGCGTGACCGGGTCGTCCCCGACCGCGCCCTGCAGCAGCCCGCGCAGGCTCTCCGCCTCCCAGGACCCGGGCCGGCCCCGCAGGGCCCGTGACACCCCGCCGAGGTTGGCCACCGCGCCGGTCAGGGCGAGCGTCACGAACTCCGCCCAGTCGATCGGCTCGGTGCTGACCTCGTCCGGCCTGGACTGCTCGCGACCGTCCGGGTCTGGGGCGGGCAGCTGAAGCCGTGCCGCCTCGGTCAGCGCCGAGATGGTCGCCGCCAAGAGCTCATCCCACGTGCGGTGGGCGGCGGGGGCAGAGGGCGGTTCGACGAAGGGCTGCCCGTCTCGTGGGTGTGAGTGGAGGGCCGTCTCGGGAAGTTGCCTCTCCTGTGGGCTCATCGGCTCAGACCCTCCGGATCCAGCACGGCCCGCAGGTCGTCTGCGGCCGCCGTCATGAGGTCGAGATCCACGACCTCGGCGCAGCGGTTGCACAGGTCGACCCCCGTCGGGGCGCTGACCCACACACACCCCCCCGGGCAGGCCCGGTCCTGCGTGCATCCGCACAGCCGACACGTCCGCCAGCGAGCCCGGCCACCGGCCCGCACCCGCAGGATCTCGTCCGCTACGGCCACCGCAGCGTCCTCCAGTTGCACGGCGGCGCGGCAGTGGTGAGTGCGGCGCAGGACCCGAGCGGAGGCGAGCAGCGCGACCCGCTGATGCTCCAACGCGGCCACCCCTCGACCACCGGCTGCCTCACACGTCGTTGGTGTTTCCATCATCCCTCGTCTCCACCCGTCCGAATGTATATCACTATACA
Proteins encoded in this region:
- the mobF gene encoding MobF family relaxase; translated protein: MSMHKLTAGSGYDYLTRQVAAQDATDKGHTGLASYYTATGETPGQWVGSGMTGIDGLSAGDPVTADQMQALFGSGHHPLATQRRDLLQGPDLSDHNYQAVTRLGLPFKVYSPDVTTFRLEVAQRIATLTTQGGEGNPVDQGSVPAEVRARIRTQVAVEFFRAEHGRDPEDAREIAATIAKHSRPRTTAVAGYDLTFSPVKSVSTLWAVADPATAARIERAHQAAVRDALTFLEQHALFTRTGTHGVRQVNVHGLVATAFTHRDSRAGDPDLHTHVAVANKVQTLDGKWLSIDGRVLFKANVAASETYNTALERHLTADLGLRFEERVSGPGSAPVTAGTAGDSLTGKRAVREIVGVDPRLNERWSQRRASIETRRSQLTKAFQATHGRPPTPVESIQLAQQATLETRDAKKAPRTLAEQRHAWRTQAADVLGADHAVTAMVRTALHTMVTNSAAQGQGPGSLVTSTHATWMQETAATILATLEARRSTWQVWHVRAEALRQLRSHPQTHLPTPTAGGPGAPEHVVDQLVAEVLEHRSVRLSPDGDGITEPPLLRRQDGSSVYTVHGADLYTSARVLAAEQRIVAAGTRLDGHAVPDEAVDLALLEMTANGVPLNAGQAALVRSMATSGHRLQLAIAPAGTGKTTAMRALASAWENGGGTLVGLAPSAAAAAALREQIHPTDHDHDYDYDHSHDHLGSAGSAGSSLRTDTLAKLTWTIEHPHLGDLPPWAHDIGPHTLVVIDEAGMADTISLDTAIEFALARGASVRLIGDDQQLAAIGAGGVLRDLDTTYGALRLSELLRFADPAEGAATLALRDGLPEALGFYLDHGRVHVGDLATLTHDVFTAWQTDRDQALDAIMLAPTRDLVAQLNHRARTHRLQTEHPPGPQEPNHQEAPAPFAACGRSVLLADGNHASAGDLIITRTNDRRLRVSGSDWVKNGDRWTVLEIHEGAQDADHDPGRGDSDPGTDSHARGVGLLVQHARHGRIIHLPAEYVLAFVELGYATTVHGAQGVSVDTVHGLATGTESRQQLYTMLTRGRLTNHVYLQVVGDGDPHTAIHPDTLSPATATDLLHRILARDDSPQSATTTARHLADAATALGHATARYTDALHVAAEQLLGPAADTHLTRTADTLLPGLTDEPAWPTLHAHLVLIAAHGADPSTVLATAVHGRELDTAEDRAAVLDWRLDDDAMRNAGTGPLPWLPAIPAALADHPVWGDYLQGRHARVADLATQVRSAATEQPPSTGGTALSATSVALPVWARQGSSRPAPAVLGDVAVWRAAMQVDPEDGRPTGPPQLQKTAVRWQHHLDRAVTGDRAPALQEWGELLGHVLAPTAAATPGGGRDHHAADAFVPLLAERLAAVSRAGLPAHRLLTTALAEGPLPDDHAAAALWWRLSRHLTPAVATDVRHHLTHPQTLRPDTPHGAQWLTALIDRVGSERADLIQASSWWPALITATDHALQRGWTLPEVLATAPKVDAALGEVAVLVEEDVDPCQAMVWRLSTMTTPPPSAEDLDEERPPDPRNEPGSLDYSGTWKSTAPVSAQRRGAGSPDAVPPTPDDPELRLQLAALTRATMGPLQPSDTLIERQVTHAADLDFAPVPAERMLEINRLTHAFFQQQYPGSWAQRYLTARLGQDPAQHPHLHHYLQPGYAPPGWTTLVTHLRRLGVSDLEMTETGVATLARTGRLIDRFRDRVTMPITHPHNPTHILGFVARRHPDLTEDTPTTTTNTDSTGDAHSQHAGGHRAGPKYLNTADTALFHKGAQLFGLHPDLLNPPPSSQQPGQQGQQGHPGNGATPVLVEGPLDAWAVTLASTGTAHPYLGLAPLGTALTEEQAQQLAHLGHTLGRAPIVATDADHAGHLAAERDFWLLTPHGLDPLTPTLPDGTDPADLLARHGPDALIQALATAQPLGERLLQERLDHLTGHDALTHATQVAAARPAATWRSAAATIASRYQIPPDQATRQLATAVDAWNSDPRSAANAQLAATPHIRDRMATHTAATHPNPTTRWAGLAHHLDPRLPSQSDWPALAAIMTLADRDGYDVTVICHRLVAASPLGHLPAQDLRYRLIAELPLDLGPPTSPTASASPRPRPTSKSSVAERERRADPRLANVRVGPER
- a CDS encoding helix-turn-helix domain-containing protein; protein product: MRDAPAAQLTALAKARRASERADATRDRARQQLRQAVVDAVTAGVPEAEVARLAGVTRMTVRAWIGK